The Candidatus Atribacteria bacterium ADurb.Bin276 DNA segment AAACCAACTCACGGTTGAAGAAAATCTCATTTTAGGCAGAGAACCAAATCGTTATGGTGTCATTCAAAGAAGTGATCCTTCCGAAAAAGTATTTCAGCTCATGAAAGAGTTTGCTCCCGATATTCCACTCAAGAAAAAAGTAGCTCAGCTTAGTTTTGCGGAAAAACAAGTTATTGAAATTGTCAAAGCGATTGCCGTGGATGCGAGCCTTTTAATTATGGATGAACCAACTGCAGCGGTTTCAGAGAATGAAACCAAACGTTTATTTGCCATTATTCGTTCCTTGAAGGAGAAAAATATCACCGTAATTTATATCAGCCACATTTTGGATGATATTTTTACTATTGGAGACGTGGTTACAGTATTTCGAGATGGTGAAATTGTTGAAACAAAAAATGTGGCGGATATTGATCGGGATGAATTGATCCGAATGATGATTGGTAAAGTGACTGTGGATAAATATGTCCCGCGACCGGTTGACTATCAAAAGAAGGTATTGGAAGTATGCAATCTGACAACTCATAAGCTTAAAAATGTTAACTTTAATCTATTTAAGGGTGAGATTTTGGGATTTTACGGTTTGAGAGGGGCAGGGAAAACTGAAATTGCCTTGGCTCTTTTTGGGTTGGACCGAGTATTGAGCGGAGATATCCGGATTGAAGGAAAAAGTGTTCTGTTTGATCTTCCTCGAGATGCTATGTTGAGCGGGATATCCATGGTACCGGAAGAACGGCTTACCGAAGGATTAATTATGAAGCTTCCAGTTCGACCCAATATATCGATTACCAATTTAAAGGTTCTTTCCCATTTTGGAGTCGTACGTAGCCAAGAAGATCGTGAGGTAGCAAGAAATTATGTTGATGCGATGAATATCAAAGTAAAACATATTGAACAAAAAGTAGCAACCCTCAGTGGTGGGAATCAACAGAAAGTTGTGGTTTCAAAATACCTGCATGCCGGGTCGAATATTCTTATGATGGATGAACCCACCCGGGGAGTAGACATTGGAGCTAAGGAGGAAATTCATCGTATTATAAGAAATTTAGCCGAGAAGGGGAAGTCAATCATCGTTTTTTCTTCAGAATATCCGGAGATATTTAACCTCTGTGACCGCATTTATTTACTCCGAGATGGCCAAATTGTCAAGGAAATAAAGAACCAAGAGGCGGATCCAGAAGAAATTCTATATATTATCACCCGTGGAAAGAGGACTAATTATGAAAATTAAGCTGAGTAGCGGCTTTTTGCAAAAAATGGTTATTTTTGGCGTTTTGTTGCTGATTATTATTGTGCTTTCTTTCCTATCCAAATCATTTTTAACCGTAACCAACCTCAACAACGTAACCCGACAGGTGGCTTTTGTCGTGATCACTGGTTGTGCAGTTACTCCTCTCATGATATCTGGTAACTTTGATTTATCGATAGGAAGTGTATTGGGTCTCACCGGAATGCTCTCAGCCCTCTTTGTAACTCAATCGATTCCCCTATGGTTTTCAATTATTCTTTCAACTTTGGTGGGAAGCGCAATCGGTCTTTTAAACGGACTCATGGTGATCAAATTGAGGATTCCTTCGATCATAGCCACCTTAGGTACCATGTATGCAGCTCGGGGTTTGGCATTGGTTATTAGCGGTGGCAATAGTATCCACATGGGGTTAGGAAAGAATTTTACTCTTTTGGGTCGAGGTTATTTGGGTGGAATACCCATTATCTTTATTATAATGTTTTTAACCATTTTTCTTTTCTATTTTATCGAAAGCAAGACCATCTTAGGTCGTTATACATTTGCTATCGGTGGAAATAAAAGAACTGCGCTCCTTTCGGGAATCAACGTTGGTTCAATTATCATCTTGCTTTATTTTCTGGTTGGAACTTTGACAGGGTTTTCGGGTACTTTAATGGCTTCCCGCTTAGGAGTTGGCCAAGCCATGGTCGGATCTGGTTTCGAGTTTGATGTTATCGTGGCTGTGGTATTAGGTGGAACTAGTATCGAAGGTGGAGAAGGGTCGATATTTGGAATGTTGATCGGTGCTTTTATCGTTGGTTTTATTGCCAATGGTCTCAATTTGATGGGAATACACTCCTTTTATCAAAGTATTGTAAAGGGTGTGGTTTTAGTCGGAGCGGTTCTTTTGGATCAAAAACTGAAGGGAAGAATCGCTGATTAGGATATTGATGGTTTTTAAATGAAAAGTATTGACAGGGTAGGGATATGAATAAAAAATCATTTCAAAACCGGATTGCTTTTGGAGTTTGGTTAAACGATTTTCGCAGTACACCAATATTGGATGATGCCTGGCCTAGTGTATTAATTGATCAACAAACCATTAACGATTTTCAAAAAACCATGGAATTTTTAAAAAGAGCCGGTTATACCGATATCGATTTGTTTGGTCTGCTTACCAATCGAGATTGGCCGATGGACATTGAGAGCGTTTTGACCCCCGAGAGAAAAAGTCAAGTCGACCGCCTAATTCATATCATTCATTCCAATGGTTTACAGCTGATTTATGGTTTAGGAGTCTATAGCTGGGGTTTTGATACGATTATTCAAAACGATCCAGAAGTTCGAGGGACCAACCCTTTGGCTTTATGTGGCTCGCAAGTTAAGTCTCAAGAACTGATGGAGAAAGTGATTGATTTTATCGGGAAAAACTTTATTGTGGACGGATATCATTTGGAAGCTGCTGATCAAGGTCGTTGTCGCTGTGAAAAATGCATTCAGGAAGGTGATGTTGATTACTAT contains these protein-coding regions:
- the rbsC_25 gene encoding Ribose transport system permease protein RbsC, which produces MKIKLSSGFLQKMVIFGVLLLIIIVLSFLSKSFLTVTNLNNVTRQVAFVVITGCAVTPLMISGNFDLSIGSVLGLTGMLSALFVTQSIPLWFSIILSTLVGSAIGLLNGLMVIKLRIPSIIATLGTMYAARGLALVISGGNSIHMGLGKNFTLLGRGYLGGIPIIFIIMFLTIFLFYFIESKTILGRYTFAIGGNKRTALLSGINVGSIIILLYFLVGTLTGFSGTLMASRLGVGQAMVGSGFEFDVIVAVVLGGTSIEGGEGSIFGMLIGAFIVGFIANGLNLMGIHSFYQSIVKGVVLVGAVLLDQKLKGRIAD
- the rbsA_12 gene encoding Ribose import ATP-binding protein RbsA; translation: MTCAETRSSGEILFNGKEFKPRSIREAMDLGISTLFQELNVVNQLTVEENLILGREPNRYGVIQRSDPSEKVFQLMKEFAPDIPLKKKVAQLSFAEKQVIEIVKAIAVDASLLIMDEPTAAVSENETKRLFAIIRSLKEKNITVIYISHILDDIFTIGDVVTVFRDGEIVETKNVADIDRDELIRMMIGKVTVDKYVPRPVDYQKKVLEVCNLTTHKLKNVNFNLFKGEILGFYGLRGAGKTEIALALFGLDRVLSGDIRIEGKSVLFDLPRDAMLSGISMVPEERLTEGLIMKLPVRPNISITNLKVLSHFGVVRSQEDREVARNYVDAMNIKVKHIEQKVATLSGGNQQKVVVSKYLHAGSNILMMDEPTRGVDIGAKEEIHRIIRNLAEKGKSIIVFSSEYPEIFNLCDRIYLLRDGQIVKEIKNQEADPEEILYIITRGKRTNYEN